The Deinococcus sonorensis KR-87 DNA window GCCGAGATCAATAAGTCGCAGCCCGATCTACATGTGCGGATGTTCGTCGCTGCTTTGACGCTTCATAGTGACGATCGCGCGGACATTCCCTTCCAGCCCTGTGACGTGGTCATAATGAACATGACTCGTGGTGCTTTCGCTTTCGCGGATAAAGATCAAGCTGTCAATCAGATGCTGTAACGCGAGGGGATTCAGAGTTAATCTCAACTCACCGTCGCCTCAAAATCAAACACCTCGACTTCGCTCATGACATCCACTCTGGCATACCGTGAAGTCCAGTACTTAGCGCCCTGGATGATCAGTGAAGTCGCCTTGGGACTAAAATGACGTTTGATTCGACTTTAGATCGTTAACATACGCGCTTTAGTCTCGCGGGCCAGCGCCGCACTCAGGCCCGTGTGCGCAGCCGGGTCGAGCAGGCGGGCGAGCTCCTCACCGCTCAGGGCCGCCCGGACCTGCGGGTCGTTCGCCAGGACCGTCAGAAAGTCCTCCCCGGACCTGTCGGTGCTCACCAGCTGCGCCGCGTGGTGCACCAGCCCGTGCGCGTCCTGCCGCCCGATCCGCTGGCCGAGCTGCATCATCACCGCCTCGGCGTTGATCAGTCCGCCAGTCAGCTGCAGGTTCGCGGCCATCCGCTCCGGATGCCACTCCAGCCCCCGGATCACGGCGGTCGGCAGGCCCAGCAGCTCGTCACTCAGGAGGCAGCCCTGCGCCACGGCCGCGTCCATCATGGCGGTCCTGGCTCCTTCGACCTCATGCGGCTGGATCATCGCGTCGAGCGCCAGCGGGACCAGGGCCCGCACCTGCGCGGCCAGGGTGACGACCGCCGCACTCTGCTTCGGGTTGCGCTTCTGCGGCATGGTGGAACTGCCCACGTCCCCCTCTCCGAGCTCACCGATTCGTGAAGCAGCAGCACGATCACGCAGCCAGCGGTCGAGTGAAGCGAGGTGCAGGAGGTCATCGCGCAGGTTGAAGCGGCCTGAGACCCTGGATCACGCCTTGAAGGAACGGCGGGTCCATCAACAGGAATCACAGGGCGGCCGCATCAGCATGGGGGCACGCCGCTGGCTCAGCGCGCTGTTCCACCGCTGGAAGGGCGCTGCTGTCCAGTGGGCGTCAGCGGCTCCAGCGGCAGGTTGACGCGCAGCCACTGCTCCATGGGGGACGGGCGGAACGGGTGGCTGCCGGGCGGGACCAGACCGTCCCAGCGGACCAGCAGGTCGGCGTGCACCCGCCCGGCGCGCTGGAGGGCCCGACTCGCCTCGTCCGGCTGGTGGAGGTGCTGGTGCAGCGCGGCGAGGGACCGTTCCGCCCGGAGAACCTCGAACGGCCGGCCCAGCTGCTGCGCCACCTGGGCGACCGAGCTGAACCGGTCAAGCGCCGCTGGGGGTGCACCCGTCGCCGCCAGGAAGGTGGCCTCCGCCAGCGCCGCAAGCACTTGGGCGGGGGGGGCGGTTCCCGCCTGCAGCCGCTCGACCAGCCGCTGCGCTTCGTGCCGCGCACCCCGGTGCATCAGCGCCAGCACCACCGCGTCGATGGTGCAGACCGCGCCGGGCAGGGCGGCGACTTCGAGGCGCTCCAGCAGCCGCTGCGCCTGGGACGCCGCGGCGTCCCAGCGGCCCGCCTCGACCGCCAGCGCGCACAGGCCAGCCGGGGCCAGATCCGTGAAGTGCGGCAGGCCATGCGCGGCGTGGAACGCCTCCACCTCCCGGTACAGCGCCTCAGCGGCCGGCCGTTGACCGAGCGCGTGCCGCGCGACGGCGACGTCCAGCCGGCACAAGGTCTGGAAGGTCGGGTCGTCCCGCTCCTGCAGCAGGTGCTCCGCGCGTTGCAGCGGTGCCGGCAGGTCGCCCAACGACCCGGTGGCGCTCAGGCCCGACAGCAGCGGCCGCAGGGCCGCCAGTTCCAGCTGGGCCGCGCCCAGCTCCCGGCAGACGTGCGCGGCCTGCCGCGCGACGGCCACGCTTGCCGCCAGGTCACCGGTGGCCGCGTGGCCGTACGCCACCGTGACCAGGCTGCGCTGCGCCGCGACGCGGTCCTGCGATTGCAGCAGCCGCCCGGCCGCGTCCAGGCCCGCGGCGATGGCTCCCGGCCAGTCCCGCACGCCGCCCTTCGCGAACGCGAGGTTCACCAGGCAGGTGCCGATCAGGGCGTCGTCCTGGGTGGGCAGGGCGGCGTGATGCGCGTCCTCGGCGTGGCGCAGCTGCGCCTCAACCGGGCCGGTGCGGGCCGCCACGTGGAAGTGGGCGGTGGCGACCCAGGTGCGCAGCCGGGGACCCGGGTCCGCCTGGGCCAGCGCTCCCGCCCGGTCGAGCGCCTGCCGGGCCAGCGGGAGCTCGCCGGGCGTCCAGGCGTGCATCACCGCCAGCTCGGTCAGGGCGCGCACCTCCAGCCGCGCGTCCCGGCGGTCCTGACCGA harbors:
- a CDS encoding ATP-binding protein produces the protein MAFRTLGTLITAVVNSVPAALEALPEALQSELARLVPQLQARGGPLPPASADPQLARARLQDATVQLLTAAAQQQPLVILIDDLQWCDEATRAALHDVAAQLSALRAAVLLLFTVRSEALPDEALRAWIARLHRALPTRPCRLGNLDAGGVRQWLTGLVPEAAVEPLRRWLEARTDGQPLFIVEALRSLRDERVLVSAGAAGFTLDLNALHSTRALPAGIQAAVQGRLDRLTASARSVVLAAAVLGRDEPLPVLAGVAQLSEDLALDALDETLAAGVLVERAGGCGFTHDRFREVALAGLSGARTQAWHRRAVQVLEGAGAERAVLAHHAHVAALWPAAVRYDLAAARSAAALSANHDVIRHLERALDALQRHPLTVADLSAEALFELHDRLNVAYDNTDDQHPRRRAVLQAMQALGQDRRDARLEVRALTELAVMHAWTPGELPLARQALDRAGALAQADPGPRLRTWVATAHFHVAARTGPVEAQLRHAEDAHHAALPTQDDALIGTCLVNLAFAKGGVRDWPGAIAAGLDAAGRLLQSQDRVAAQRSLVTVAYGHAATGDLAASVAVARQAAHVCRELGAAQLELAALRPLLSGLSATGSLGDLPAPLQRAEHLLQERDDPTFQTLCRLDVAVARHALGQRPAAEALYREVEAFHAAHGLPHFTDLAPAGLCALAVEAGRWDAAASQAQRLLERLEVAALPGAVCTIDAVVLALMHRGARHEAQRLVERLQAGTAPPAQVLAALAEATFLAATGAPPAALDRFSSVAQVAQQLGRPFEVLRAERSLAALHQHLHQPDEASRALQRAGRVHADLLVRWDGLVPPGSHPFRPSPMEQWLRVNLPLEPLTPTGQQRPSSGGTAR